TCGGGGTGTTCGCGCTGGCTCGTAATCCACCGGTCCATATACGTCTCGGAGCAGCGAGCGCCGCACAGGTGCTTGACGTCGTCCTCGTGCGCCTGGGCCTTATGCCAGCGGGTCAGTTTGAGCAGTGGCTGATCCTCACCGGGGTTTCCGCCGTTAAAACAGTCAACCCAGGCCATCCACCACAGGTCGGTCTCCATTTTGAGCTTGCCGCAGACATCGCAGTGGTAACTTTCGCTTCGAGACATCATCCAACCTCTCTCGCTGAACGTATCACATCAGGAGAGGGCGTTTCCGGTTCCGATTGAAGACGAAATTCCGCGCCATTTTGCGAGATATCGTGTCGCCTATTGACGAAATCATCACAAGCGATCACTGTATGCAATGCAAGAAGCTGCAAAGGGATTTTCGGGTTTGTGGAAATGAAGGAGAGATGTGCGGGCTGGGAGGTATCGAGGTAACAATTCGTTTCGAACTTCGGATGGTTACCTTCAGGATAAAAGTAATCTGAAGAAAACAAGCGGCTTCAATTCCGAAGATTGATGCGATTATAAGGGCGTTCCCACGATTCATGTTCCAAACATTTAGTTGCCTGACATGGTCCATTTAGTTTCACAAGCCTTGGTTTATCGGTATCTCTGAAACAGACTGCGATGCAAAACCCGTTGGGCACGAAAGCAGCGGCCCTGCTGGTGGAGATCTTGCGCTTTGTGGAATGTTGAGCCTGACAGACCCTGAACGTTGAAGAGTTGTTATAGATGTCGCCCCTTTGAGGCGAGGGCCCAGTTGGATTTGACACAGCAAAAGGCAGTAAACGGTTCAGACGATACAAACATGGAGCTATATCAATGCGCACGTACTTTGATGCACCCTTTCAACGGATTGTGAGTGCCCCCACCTGGCGGGCGCGCTTCTTCGAAGCAGCCGCGAAGGCCTCTGGATCGCTCGTAGACTACTCTCTCCGCCACCGCGACACGGTAAACGCCGCAGTGTGGATGGACCGTCTGCGTTTCTTCCGCGAGAAGGCCCGTCTCTGCAGTTAAGCGACCTGATCTGATTCGAAACACACCAGGCAGAGACATTCGCTTCTGCCTCTCCACGAACTACCGAGACTCTGGAACCCTGCGATTGCACTTCGAATCGCGGGGTTTGTTGCGTCTGGGGTCTGGACGCCAGCTACTCTTCCGCGAACTGTCCGATTCCGGACACTGATTCCCGAAAGCGGACAGGGAGGGGCCCGGAGATTATTCTAAGTCTTTTGTTTGCTTGATCCTAAGGGCTCCAAAGACGGAGCGCCAAGTGCTTCTATCGCTGGCGATGGATATCTCTAGGCCAGACTTGAAGGTTCGTAGGCAGCGTCGTTCGTGGACGTTTGCCGCAGTGGCGCTGGTCGCGGTGGCGGCGGTTGCGTTTTTCGTAGTTCGACTGAAGCCCGCGGTTCCTTCCGTCGAGCGGAGCGCGATCTGGACGGATACGGTGAAGCGCGGGCCGCTGGTGCGGCAGGTGCGCGGGCCGGGGACGCTGGTTCCGCGCGAGGACAGGATTCGGCTGATTCCGGCAGAGACGGAGGCGACGGTGGTGCGCATCCGGGTTCTGCCGGGAGCTAAGGTGACGCCGGATACGGTGTTGATGGACCTCGTCGATCCGACGCTGACGCAGCAGTTGCTGGACGCGCAGTTGCAGTTGAAGGCGGCTCTGGCGGACCTTGAAAACACGCGTGCGAAGGTGAACAGCGACCTGATGACGCAGCGAGCGGGGGCGGCGACGGTGGGCGCGGACCAGCAGCAGGCGGCGCTGCAGGCACAGACGGATAAATCTCTCTATGACCTTGGCGTGATCAGCGGGCTGACCTACAGCGCTTCGAAGGGCAAGAGCGACGAGCTGAAGGAGCGCGACGATCTCGAAAGGCAGAGGTTGAAGCTGAACCAGGCGTCGATCTCGACACAGATGGCGGTATCGCAGACCAAGGTGGAGCAGGCGAGGGCGATCCTTGCGTTGAAGCAGAAGCAACTTGACGCGTTGAGCGTAAAGGCGGGGATCGACGGCGTGTTGGTTGACCTGCCGCACCAGGTGGGAGAGCATGTCGCTCCGGGGATTACGCTGGCGAAGGTGGTGCAGCCGGACCAGTTGAAGGCATCGCTGAAGATTGCCGAGACGCAGGCTCGGGACATCCAGATCGGCCAGCCGGCTGAGATCGACACGCACAACGGGGTGATTCCCGGCAAGGTGCAAAGAATTGATCCGGCAGTACAGAACGGAACGGTCACGGTTGACGTAGAGCTCATTGGAGCGCTGCCGCAGGGCGCGCGCCCCGATCTCTCTGTAGATGGAACGATTGACCTGGACCGGATGGCGGACGTGGTCTATGTGGGCCGCCCGGCTCTCGGCAATGAGAACAGCACGATCAGTCTGTTCCGGTTGTCGCCTGATGGAACGACGGCGGTGAAGGTGCCGGTGAAGGTTGGACGGGCATCGGTGAACAGCATCCAGGTGCTGGAGGGGCTGCAGCCGGGGGACACGGTGGTGTTGTCGGATATGTCGAGATGGGATGCGAATGACCGGTTGCGGATTGAGTGAAGTCTTACGTCCCACTCATGCGATGAAGCCGCATGAATGGGGCACCCGGGGATTTGTGACCGCGAAGGATGACAGGGCGGACTTGGGAGTAGAGAGATGGGTGGAGGACACATGCAGGGAGCCTTTCCTTCGTTCGGCATGACGGATCTTGCGATGTTCCTGATTTCGACGGTTGAGATGTTGAAGGTTACGGATGTTGTATTTGAGGAAGCCGTCTCCATGTTGGATTTCATGGTCGACGAGGTCGCATCGGTGACGGATGTCGTGTTCGAGGAGGCTGCATTCTTTGCGGAGTTTCTGGATGAAGCCGCTGGAGTGATGGCGAATATTTTGTTCAACGCGACGACGTCGGTGACGGAGTTTTAGGCTCCGACGCTTCGTTGAGGCTGACGAGTTTAGTAGCAGATCAGGCAGCGGTAGATCGAATTTGAGGATAGGGAGAGGACACGATGGCGGAGAATCTGATCGAGATTGAGAAGATGACGAAGGTCTTTTACACGGACGAGATTGAGACGCACGCGCTCTCGGGCGTTCATCTGAATATCGCGCGCGGCGAGTACGTGGCGATGTCGGGGCCGTCGGGCTGCGGGAAGTCGACGCTGCTGTCGATCATCGGGCTGCTGGACACGCCCAGCGATGGACGCTACACGCTGAACTCGAAGGAAGTGGCGAATCTCAAGTTCGGCGACCGGTCGCGGATCCGCAACCAGGAGATCGGGTTCATCTTCCAGAGCTTCAATTTGATCGGCGATCTGACCGTGTATGAGAACGTCGAGCTGCCGTTGACGTACCGCGCCGGTATGCCGGCTTCGGAGCGTAAAGATCGCGTGCAGAATGCTCTGGAGCGGGTGAACATGGCGCACCGGATGCGACACTATCCGGCGCAGCTTTCGGGCGGTCAGCAGCAGCGTGTCGCTGTTGCAAGAGCGCTGGCGGGGACACCTTCGATCCTGCTGGCGGACGAGCCGACGGGAAATCTGGACTCGAAGAACGGCGAGGCCGTCATGCACTTGTTGGCCGATTTGCACGCTGAGGGCGCGACGATCTGCATGGTGACGCACGATCCGCGGTTCGCGGCTCATGCGCAGCGGCAGGTGCATCTGTTCGACGGCAAGGTGGTGGCCGAGGGCGAACTGCAGCAGTTGCTGTCCGATCCGGAGCACAACGCTTCGACGGTGTCGAGAGCTACGGCGTAGAGATTCGAAGTTTTTCGTCCCACTCATCGCGTGAAACAAGAGCGCGATGAATCGGGCACAGAGATACATCTCCCCGCCTTTATGGAGGTGGCGGGAGTTTCACATCTCAAAATCGAGATGTGGGCACCCGAAGAAAAAGCAGATTCCCTTCGGGAATGACAAGCAATACCGGAAGAAGCAGTACCGGGAACGTGCAGTGCCGGGCCGTAAAGTGCGTTTCGCACAGATAGGAATCCAATGATCGCAACAGTTCGTCAAGCACTTCGAAGTCTTCGTAAGTCGCCGGCGTTTGCTTTGACTGTGATTGCGACGCTGGGGATTGGGATTGGCCTTAACGCGGCGATCTTCGCGGTGGTCGATTGCGTGTTGCTAAGGCCGCTGGGTTATCACGATGCGGACCGGATCGTGGCGTTGCGGACGCGGTTTGTCAGTGAGAACAGATCGTATGGTGGTCTGGGTGGTGGTGATTATGTCGACATTTCAAAGCAGGTGCATGGGCTAGAGTCGACGGCCTTCTATCAGAGCTGGGCTGATGGCCTGTCGCTCAATGGCAAGAGTGTTTATCTCCAGATGGCAGTGGTAAGTCCGCGCTTCGCGGAGGTGATGGGCGTTCAGCCGGTGGCGGGTAGGCTTTTCAATCCCGAAGAGAAGGACGGACGAGACATCCTGGTCAGTGAAGGATTTGCACAGGAGTACTTCGGATCTTCGCAGGCCGCGCTGGGGAAGTCGGCTTCTTATGGCACTCAGATCTACACCATCGTTGGAGTTCTGCCGGGGGCGTTTTCTTTTCCCGACAAGACGCGCGTCTGGATCGAGCAGAAGCAGGTGCCGGAGAACCTGAACCGGACCGCGTACAACCAGGAGGGGGTTGGCAAACGGAGAGCGGATGTATCGCCGGAA
This Granulicella aggregans DNA region includes the following protein-coding sequences:
- a CDS encoding efflux RND transporter periplasmic adaptor subunit produces the protein MDISRPDLKVRRQRRSWTFAAVALVAVAAVAFFVVRLKPAVPSVERSAIWTDTVKRGPLVRQVRGPGTLVPREDRIRLIPAETEATVVRIRVLPGAKVTPDTVLMDLVDPTLTQQLLDAQLQLKAALADLENTRAKVNSDLMTQRAGAATVGADQQQAALQAQTDKSLYDLGVISGLTYSASKGKSDELKERDDLERQRLKLNQASISTQMAVSQTKVEQARAILALKQKQLDALSVKAGIDGVLVDLPHQVGEHVAPGITLAKVVQPDQLKASLKIAETQARDIQIGQPAEIDTHNGVIPGKVQRIDPAVQNGTVTVDVELIGALPQGARPDLSVDGTIDLDRMADVVYVGRPALGNENSTISLFRLSPDGTTAVKVPVKVGRASVNSIQVLEGLQPGDTVVLSDMSRWDANDRLRIE
- a CDS encoding ABC transporter ATP-binding protein: MAENLIEIEKMTKVFYTDEIETHALSGVHLNIARGEYVAMSGPSGCGKSTLLSIIGLLDTPSDGRYTLNSKEVANLKFGDRSRIRNQEIGFIFQSFNLIGDLTVYENVELPLTYRAGMPASERKDRVQNALERVNMAHRMRHYPAQLSGGQQQRVAVARALAGTPSILLADEPTGNLDSKNGEAVMHLLADLHAEGATICMVTHDPRFAAHAQRQVHLFDGKVVAEGELQQLLSDPEHNASTVSRATA